Below is a window of Spelaeicoccus albus DNA.
TCACGGGCGACACGATTGGCTTTGGCGCGCGCCGACTCTACGACGACGACAAGGGGCCGAAGTACCTCAACACTCCGGATACTCCGCTGTACCGGAAGAACCAGGTGCTGTACGGCATCGACCTCGCCAAACGCGAAATCGGCAAACGCAAGCAGATAGTCGTGGTGGAGGGGTACACCGACGTGATGGCGTGCCATCTGGCCGGCGTGACGACGGCGGTCGCCACGTGCGGGACGGCGTTCGGGGCCGAGCACATCAAGGTGGCGCGGCGAATGCTCTCCGACGACACTGCGTATCGCGGAGAAGTTATCTTCACGTTCGACGGTGACGAGGCAGGCCGGAAGGCGGCATTGCGCGCGTTCGGAGAAGACCAGCGGTTCGTGGCGCAAACGTTCGTCGCGGTCGAGCACAACGGACTCGATCCGTGCGAACTGCGGCAGGCCCATGGCGATGCGGCAGTCGTCGAGCTGGTGAAGTCACGACGTCCCTTGTTCGAGTTCGCCATTGCGTCGACCTTGGCGCAAGTGGACCTGGACACCGTCGAGGGGAGGGTGGCCGCGTTGCGGGCCGCCGCACCGGTGGTGGCAGGCATCAGGGACAACGCGCTTCGCCCCGGCTACGCACGGTTCCTGGCCGGTAAGATCGGCATCCCGGTCGAAGACGTGTTGCGTGCCGTCCACTCGGCGTCGCGACGCGGCGGAACGGAGCCGTCGCGGGCCCCCGTGAGCGAACAGGGATCGTCGGCCGACCCGGTGCTCGAAGTCGAGCGGCAGGCGCTGCAGGTCGCGCTCCAATATCCGTTGGTCGTGCCGCCGGCGCAGTTCGATGCACTGACCGGCGAGGTCTTCCGGTCGCCCGGCCATCACGCCGTGCACGATGCCATTCGCGCCGCCGGCGGCATCGCCCAGGCCCACAAGGATCCGGCCAATTGGGCCAAGAACGTGCTGGGCGCGGCCCCCGACGTTATAGCCGGACTGGTCAGTGAGCTTGCCGTCCGGCCGCTGCCGATGAGTGAAAACGACACGACTCGGTATTGCCGGGCCATCCTGCTCAAACTGTTCCAGTTGGACATCACGCGCGTCAGCGCCGATCTGCACGGGCGCCTGCAACGTTTGGACGCGGTGGCCGATGCCGATGAGGCCGGTGAAGTGCTATCCCAACTGCAGCAGCTCGAGGAACGCCGGCGCGCTTTCCGCTCCGAGTAGCCACCGTTGCCGTTCCGCCGAGTGGTGGCGAACGGCTGCTCCGATCCCGCCCGTCTCGCCGAGTGGTGGCGAATGGCGGCAAAATCGCCGATTTTGCCGCCATTCGCCACCACTCGGCGCGGGCCGTGAGCCATTCGCCACCACTCGGCGCGGGCCGTGAGCCATTCGCCACCACTCGGCGGCGGGGCGGGTCAGCGGTGTTTCCACCGATCGACCATCAACCAGACGAGCGCGGCAGTGATGACGGTGCCGCTGACGGCATGGGCGAATCCGAACCAGATGCTGACGCTGAAGCCGAGGCCGACCAACGGCCCTTGCACCAGCCACAGCAACACCCCGGCGATCAACGGCAACACCCAGCTCTTCCAATTGGACAAAGCGATGAGGCCGAGGATCAGCAAAGCGATGCTGACCCATTGCAGCACCGAGCCCATCATCGCGTGCGGAGCGAACGCGGCCCGGTCGGCGGCCTCGTTCCCGGGATGCAGATTCGCGCCCCAGAATCCGAGTGCGGCCAAGCCGATCTGTACGCTGCACAAGACGACGCCGAGCGTTGCGACCCAGCGTTCGGCGACGTCCGCAATAGCGCGGACTCCGGCGGCGTGCCCCGTGTGGAGCCTC
It encodes the following:
- the dnaG gene encoding DNA primase translates to MAGLIKREDIDEVRSRVKIDDVIGQQVTLKSAGVGSKKGLCPFHDERTPSFHVRSEVGLYHCFGCGESGDVFSFLQKIDHLTFTDAVERLAGQVGVELHYEDGQGPRREPQGKRQRLLDAHQVAQAYFAEQLASPEAAVGRQFLSDRGFSRDAAAQFGVGYAPRGWDSLLRHLRGRGFTEPELAASGLVSEGSRGLYDRFRGRLVWPIRDVTGDTIGFGARRLYDDDKGPKYLNTPDTPLYRKNQVLYGIDLAKREIGKRKQIVVVEGYTDVMACHLAGVTTAVATCGTAFGAEHIKVARRMLSDDTAYRGEVIFTFDGDEAGRKAALRAFGEDQRFVAQTFVAVEHNGLDPCELRQAHGDAAVVELVKSRRPLFEFAIASTLAQVDLDTVEGRVAALRAAAPVVAGIRDNALRPGYARFLAGKIGIPVEDVLRAVHSASRRGGTEPSRAPVSEQGSSADPVLEVERQALQVALQYPLVVPPAQFDALTGEVFRSPGHHAVHDAIRAAGGIAQAHKDPANWAKNVLGAAPDVIAGLVSELAVRPLPMSENDTTRYCRAILLKLFQLDITRVSADLHGRLQRLDAVADADEAGEVLSQLQQLEERRRAFRSE